The Pseudanabaena sp. PCC 6802 genomic interval GTCAATTTCGCGATCGCCTTGGCGCTCTCAGTCGCAACCTGGGCGCGATCGCCGATATCGTTTATTTAGTTACGGGCGGTCACGCTCTCAATCTCACTGCGATCGGCGATCGCCTGCCACCCAATTGAATATCTCATCTCATATGACGAACGCTCAGAAATCATCAGAGATTTTAGTCCGCCGCGTCCGCACCGAAGATGCTGCAGCAGTTTGTCAGATTCATATCGATGCCGTACGCCAGTTGTGCGCTCCAGACTATCTCCCAGAATATATTGAAGCATGGGTAGGGAAACTCACGCCCGCAATTTACGAACGAGTAATTGCCGACTGGGGCGAGACCATGTTTGTTGCCGAGCAAGCCGGTAGAATTATTGGCTGTTCCGCTCTATCTGGCAATGAAGTGCGCGCCGTCTACGTAAATCCATTGCACGCACGGCAAGGAGTAGGCACGTTGCTCATGCGTTTTCTAGAGAAAGAAGCAGTAGCACGGTGCATTCCCAAACTGCGACTTACTGCCTCTTTGAATGCCGAGTTATTCTATCAAAAGCATGGATACAAAGTTGTAGAGCGATCGTGGCATATTTTGCCCTGCGGCACGAAAATCCCCTGTATTTTCATGGAGAAAAATCTGAGATAATCATGACTTGCATCCGTCCTAAACCTAGTCGCAAAAGTAGCGATGTCGTCAGACATGGTTCATCTGGTGAGGGGAAACCACGCTATAAATGTCGTAATCCAGAGTGCGATCGTTGCACCTCGATCCTGAACTACACCTACCGAGGTCATTTAGCTGAGGTCAAACAACAGATTAGTGACATGACGAATTTTAGCCTACGTCTTAGCGTCCCATGCAGACGAAGCCTTTGTAAAGATCAAAACGTGGTTAGAACCTTTTGGCATCAGCCAGTTTTACACAGATGGCTGGGGAGCCTACGAACGCCATCTTGACCCTGCTGAACTTACAGTGGCAAACAAAATACTCAAAAAATTGAGCGCAAACATAGCAACGTTTCGTACCCGCATCAAGCGCTTAGTGCGCAAAACTATTTGCTTTTAAATCTATTGTGATGCACGATATTGTGATTGGTCTGTTCATCAATCGATTTGAATTTAAGTGTGCTGTCTGAAATGATTGCCACAGATCTAGAACACTACCCCATCGCTTTTGGCAAAGGACTCGGGTAT includes:
- a CDS encoding GNAT family N-acetyltransferase — encoded protein: MTNAQKSSEILVRRVRTEDAAAVCQIHIDAVRQLCAPDYLPEYIEAWVGKLTPAIYERVIADWGETMFVAEQAGRIIGCSALSGNEVRAVYVNPLHARQGVGTLLMRFLEKEAVARCIPKLRLTASLNAELFYQKHGYKVVERSWHILPCGTKIPCIFMEKNLR
- a CDS encoding IS1 family transposase, giving the protein MKTWLEPFGISQFYTDGWGAYERHLDPAELTVANKILKKLSANIATFRTRIKRLVRKTICF